A single Gambusia affinis linkage group LG20, SWU_Gaff_1.0, whole genome shotgun sequence DNA region contains:
- the lrrc18b gene encoding leucine-rich repeat-containing protein 18, giving the protein MAKKRKKPKPLTLRAVQKCVDLTTDGRRRLDLSYKGLNVVPACVQKVTDVSELNLSRNLLKKLPPFIDHFDSTAVLDLHSNYIEEIPQNIKNLTCLTVLNLCNNRLTSLPIEIGKLSNLHILNLGLNLLKVLPTSIGNLKELRYLGLSYNNFTTVPSCTVKLKKLEKLNLEGNPIKYPEVTGVKKESKVDRFHVVKESLLCRNCLESFQIEREKLDCMDGYDT; this is encoded by the exons ATGgccaagaagaggaagaagccCAAGCCGCTTACTCTGAGAGCGGTTCAGAAATGCGTGGACTTGACAACGGATGGCAGACGGAGGCTGGACCTCAGCTACAAAGGCCTCAACGTGGTGCCCGCTTGTGTCCAAAAGGTGACGGACGTTAGTGAACTGAATCTGAGCAGGAACCTGCTGAAGAAGCTCCCACCTTTCATAGATCACTTTGACAGCACCGCGGTGTTGGATCTGCACAGCAACTAT ATAGAGGAGATcccacaaaacatcaaaaacctTACGTGTCTGACGGTCTTGAACCTGTGCAACAACCGTCTGACGAGCCTCCCCATCGAGATCGGCAAACTGAGCAACCTCCACATCCTGAACCTGGGACTCAACCTGCTGAAAGTCCTGCCCACCTCCATCGGCAACCTGAAGGAGCTGCGCTACCTCGGCCTGTCCTACAACAACTTCACCACGGTGCCCAGCTGCACAGTCAAGCTGAAGAAGCTGGAGAAACTCAACCTGGAAGGGAACCCCATCAAGTACCCGGAGGTGACCGGAGTCAAGAAAGAGTCGAAAGTGGACCGTTTTCACGTGGTCAAGGAGAGCCTTCTGTGTAGGAATTGTCTGGAAAGTTTTCAAATCGAAAGGGAGAAGCTGGACTGCATGGACGGCTACGACACCTAG